The sequence CCTTCTTCAAAAGCTTTGAAAGTTGGTGATGTGTCGTCAGTTCCGTTGTTTTGATCGTTGATGAAACTTTCTCTAATCAACTGCAGATCTTTCTCTGCTTTTTCTATTTTATCTTTGATTAACTTTTTAAATTCCTGTAAATCAGAGTCATTATATCTTACCCTTTCGTCTTGCATTGTCTTTTTCTTTTTTAATAAATTTATGAAATGGATTTTGAAAAAACAATAATTAAATATTAATTTTTTTCAACATTTACTTTAAAATTAAGGTCATCGATGTCGATTTCGTTAAAATTTGAAAGTGAAGATACAATTTCTATTTTATTTGACAAGACCTCAGATGAAATATATTCCTCATTTTGCTTAATTTGTTCCAAAAATGGTGTATTTTCTTCCAAAATGATGTTTATTCTGTCTGTTAATTCAAAATCTTTCTCTTTTCTAAGATTTTGGATCCTGTTGATAAACTCTCTTGCGATACCTTCAGATTTTAATTCTTCTGTTAGCGTCAAATCTAATGCCACAGTTGTTTTCCCGTCAGAAGTTACGGTCCATCCCGGAATGTCTTTCGTTGAAATTTCTACATCGGCTGTTGTAATTTCATACCCTTGAATGTCTGTTTTTCCTTCTTTCTCTAAAGATGAAATTTGCTCTGGTGTGAAATTAGAAATCTCACTACCAACAACTTTCATGTCTTTCCCGAGTCTTGAACCTAAAGTTTTGAAGTTCGGTTTGATCTGTTTTACAATTAAATGAGATGCTTCTTCAGCATTGATTAACTGCAATTCTTTAACGTTAACTTCTTGTTTAATTAATTCTGAAACCGCTAAAATCTGCTCTTCAGTTTTCTTATCCAAAACAGGAATCAAAACTTTTTGTAACGGCTGTCGCACTTTTATATTTTCTTTCTTTCTCAAAGAGAAAACCATACTCGTAATATTCTGTGCTAAATGTGTTTTTTCAACCAAATCCTGATCGATTAAACTTTCATCGGCAACCGGGAAATCTGTTAAGTGAACGGATTCAAATGTTTCTTTTCCTGTCGCTGCATTTAAATCCTGATACAACTGATCCATAAAGAACGGAGCGATGGGTGCGGATAATTTGGCAACAGTTTCAAGACACGTATATAAAGTTTGGTAAGCAGAGATTTTGTCATCAGAATAGTCTCCTTTCCAGAAACGTCTTCTGCACAATCTTACATACCAGTTACTCAAGTTATCGTTTACGAAATTACTGATGGATCTTGCTACTCTTGTAGGCTCATAATCTTCGTAGAATGCTTTTACTTCTTTAATTAAAAGATTCAATTCAGATAAAATCCAACGGTCGATTTCTGGTCTGTTTTCAATATCTTTTTCAGAATACTTAAATCCATCTACATTCGCATATAGAGTGAAGAATGAATAGGTGTTGTAAAGAGTTCCGAAGAATTTCCTTCTCACTTCGTCAATTCCTTCGATGTCAAATTTCAGGTTTTCCCAAGGGTTTGCATTCGAAACCATGTACCAACGTGTTGCATCAGGTCCGTAAACTGCTAAAGTCTCGAATGGGTCAACTGCATTTCCTTTTGATTTTGACATTTTCAGACCATTTTTATCCAAAACAAGTCCGTTACTCATTACATTTTTATAAGCAACTGAATCAAAAACCGCAGTTCCGATTGCATGAAGTGTGTAGAACCAGCCACGAGTCTGGTCAACGCCTTCAGCGATGAAGTCTGCCGGGAAAGCTTTATTATTGTCAATTAATTCTTTATTCTCAAAAGGATAATGCAACTGCGCATAAGGCATAGAACCTGAATCGAACCAAACGTCGATCAAGTCGCTCTCACGGTTCATTGCTTTTCCTGATTCTGAAACCAAAACTATTTTGTCAACGATATTTTTGTGTAAATCAACCAAAGAATAGTTTTCTTCAGACATATTTCCGATTTCAAATCCTTTGAACGGATTTTCTTTCATCAATCCTGCTGCGATAGATTTCTCAATCTCATTGTATAATTCCTCAACAGAACCGATGATGATTTCTTCCTGTGCTGAGCCTGTTGAAGGGTCTGTTCTCCAGATTGGCAAAGGAATTCCCCAATATCTTGAACGGGAAAGGTTCCAGTCGTTCACATTTTCCAGCCAATTCCCGAAACGCCCTTCTCCTGTAGCTTTCGGCTTCCAGTTGATTTCTTTGTTTAAATCTACCAAACGGTCTTTTACCGCTGTCATTTTTACAAACCAAGAATCTAACGGATAATATAAAAGTGGCTCATCTGTTCTCCAGCTGTGTGGGTAACTGTGAACGTATTTTTCAACTTTAAAAGCTTTGTTTTCTTCTTTTAAACGAATTGCAATTTCTACATCAACAGATTTTTCTGGTGCTTTTCCTGCATCATAATATTCGTTTTTCACATATTTACCTGCGAAATCTCCCATCTGCGAAGTAAACTTTCCTTGTAAATCTACCAACGGAACAGGGTTTCCGAATTCATTTAAAACCAACATTGGCGGAACTTCAGGTGTCGCTTCTTTGGCAACTTTCGCATCATCAGCACCGAAAGTTGGCGCTGTATGAACGATTCCTGTACCGTCTTCAGTCGTAACGAAGTCTCCTGAAATTACTCTGAAAGCATTTTCTGGGTTTTGGTACGGTAAAGTGTAGGGTAATAACTGCTCATATTTAATTCCAACCAAATCAAAACCTTTGAACTCCCCAAGAATTTGGAAAGGAATGGTTTTGCTTGATGAAGTATAATTAGCGAAATCTTCGTCAGTTCCTTCGATGAATTTTTTCCCGAACTGTTTTCCAACCAAAGCTTTAGCCAAAACAATATTAATCGGATCAAAAGTATATTGGTTAAATGTTTTTACTAAAACGTAATCGATTTTTGGACCTACCGTCAAAGCAGTGTTCGAAGGTAAAGTCCAAGGAGTTGTCGTCCATGCTAAGAAATGTACATCTCCAAAACCTTGTAAAAACGAAGGTAATGTTTCAGGAAGTGTCTTGAATTGTGCTACAATCGTTGTGTCGGTCACATCACGGTAAGCTCCGGGTTGATTAACTTCGTGAGAAGAAAGTCCCGTTCCTGCTTTCGGAGAATACGGCTGAATCGTGTACCCTTTATACAACAAATCTTTGCTGTACAATTGCTTCAACAACCACCAAACGGTTTCCATGTATTTTGATTTGTACGTGATGTACGGATCTTCAAGATCTACCCAATATCCGATTTTTTCGGTCAGGTGATTCCAGACATCAGTATAGCGCATTACCGCTTCACGACAAGCTTTGTTGTAATCTTCAATCGAAATTTTTTTGCCAATATCTTCTTTTGTAATCCCTAGTTCTTTTTCAACTCCTAATTCTACCGGAAGTCCGTGCGTGTCCCAACCCGCTTTACGGAAAACCTGTTTCCCGTTCTGAGTTTGGTAACGACAGAAAATATCTTTCAACGCTCTTGCCATAACGTGGTGAATTCCGGGCATTCCGTTTGCTGAAGGTGGACCTTCATAAAACACAAATTCAGGATTTCCTTCACGAGTTTCAACACTTTTTTCAAAGGTTTTATTGGCTTTCCAGAATTCCGCAACATTCTCGGCTACGTCTATCAGGTTAAGGTTTTTATATTCTTTAAATTGGCTCATTGTAATTTCTCAATTTCGTTGATTAATCAAGTTGGCAAATTTAGTGATTTTTGTCGGTTTATAATATATGTTTTATTTTGAGTCGAATTATTGAAAAGTTTGTGAAAATTGAAGCGTTTTTGAAAGTGAATTTTAAATTGTTTTACTAATAAAATCTGTGATTTTCATCAATAGAAGCGGGCTTTAGCCAAAACTTACATTTCTCTCGCAGATTTTGCAGATAGCGCAGATTTATTAGATTAAATTTTAAAACAATAATCTGTGAAAATCTATGTGATACGTGGAAACAAAATTTAGCATTCCTCTTTTAATTTTAATTTAAATAAATTTGTCTTCTAAATTTAAACTATTGGAACTCTTCCCACTCATCGAGAAATCAAGCATTCAGGACAT comes from Chryseobacterium sp. 3008163 and encodes:
- the ileS gene encoding isoleucine--tRNA ligase, giving the protein MSQFKEYKNLNLIDVAENVAEFWKANKTFEKSVETREGNPEFVFYEGPPSANGMPGIHHVMARALKDIFCRYQTQNGKQVFRKAGWDTHGLPVELGVEKELGITKEDIGKKISIEDYNKACREAVMRYTDVWNHLTEKIGYWVDLEDPYITYKSKYMETVWWLLKQLYSKDLLYKGYTIQPYSPKAGTGLSSHEVNQPGAYRDVTDTTIVAQFKTLPETLPSFLQGFGDVHFLAWTTTPWTLPSNTALTVGPKIDYVLVKTFNQYTFDPINIVLAKALVGKQFGKKFIEGTDEDFANYTSSSKTIPFQILGEFKGFDLVGIKYEQLLPYTLPYQNPENAFRVISGDFVTTEDGTGIVHTAPTFGADDAKVAKEATPEVPPMLVLNEFGNPVPLVDLQGKFTSQMGDFAGKYVKNEYYDAGKAPEKSVDVEIAIRLKEENKAFKVEKYVHSYPHSWRTDEPLLYYPLDSWFVKMTAVKDRLVDLNKEINWKPKATGEGRFGNWLENVNDWNLSRSRYWGIPLPIWRTDPSTGSAQEEIIIGSVEELYNEIEKSIAAGLMKENPFKGFEIGNMSEENYSLVDLHKNIVDKIVLVSESGKAMNRESDLIDVWFDSGSMPYAQLHYPFENKELIDNNKAFPADFIAEGVDQTRGWFYTLHAIGTAVFDSVAYKNVMSNGLVLDKNGLKMSKSKGNAVDPFETLAVYGPDATRWYMVSNANPWENLKFDIEGIDEVRRKFFGTLYNTYSFFTLYANVDGFKYSEKDIENRPEIDRWILSELNLLIKEVKAFYEDYEPTRVARSISNFVNDNLSNWYVRLCRRRFWKGDYSDDKISAYQTLYTCLETVAKLSAPIAPFFMDQLYQDLNAATGKETFESVHLTDFPVADESLIDQDLVEKTHLAQNITSMVFSLRKKENIKVRQPLQKVLIPVLDKKTEEQILAVSELIKQEVNVKELQLINAEEASHLIVKQIKPNFKTLGSRLGKDMKVVGSEISNFTPEQISSLEKEGKTDIQGYEITTADVEISTKDIPGWTVTSDGKTTVALDLTLTEELKSEGIAREFINRIQNLRKEKDFELTDRINIILEENTPFLEQIKQNEEYISSEVLSNKIEIVSSLSNFNEIDIDDLNFKVNVEKN